GCTACCTGACTTGGACCTTGCCGGTTACGCCGCATCAGATTCTTCTGTCTAAGCTTCTTTCCGCATTTGTTTGGACCCTCTTGTGTATGCTGACCATGTTTATTAGCGGCCTTGTCATTTTTGGCATTGCCCTCCCTATTACCGGCTATTCATTTAATGAGATTTTTAAATATATTGGCGAAATCCCAAATTTATGGCTTTGGATTGTCAAATACGGCTTCCTTAATCTCCTTCAAATCCTTTCTGGTATCCTCTTCTTTTATCTAGCAATCTCAGTTGGACAGCTATTTAAGAAGAATCGGATTATGATGGCTGTGCTTTTCGGATTTTTGATTTGGAGTGTTCTGGCGATTCTGTCAATCTTCTTACCTAGTTTCTTCAATCCATATGGATTATTTGATTCATACGTTTATAGTAACTCCGCTACAAACTTTGAACAGATGATGGATGTCTTTCTTCTTATCCGAATCGTCTTTGAACTGGTCAAAATTTTTGGTTTCTATTTTACAATCTATGTCATTGTAAAAAACAAACTAAATCTCCAATAAACAAAACAAGGTTGAAACAAAACGTTTCAACCTTATTTATTTTTACTTCAGAATAATGGCTGCCACGATGGGGCTGACCAGAACGTACATGAGCCCAGTCACGCCAATCGCAAGTCCTGCCATAGCTCCTGCGACCTGACCGTATTTAAAGGCGGTTCCCGTTCCTACCGCATGGCCTGTTCCCCCTAAAGCTAGACCGATAGCTACTGGATCTGTGATTTTTAAGATCTTAAGAAGCGTTGGACCCAAGACACTGGTCAGAATTCCCGTCGCAACCACCACCACTAATGTCACTGTAGCAAGTCCTTGCAGCTTGTCTGTGATACCGACAGCCATGGCCGTTGTGACAGATTTCGGAAAAAGAGAAACAGCCAGAAAAAAATCCATGCCGAAAAACTTAGCCAACAGAGCAGTAAAGCTAGTATTGACTACAACCGCCGCAAATGTCCCAATCAAAATACTGCGTGCATGGTGCTTCATCAAATGAAAAGTCTTGTAAAGCGGAATCCCCAAAGCAACCGTAGATGGCACAATTAGGTTGTTTAAATAGGAGCCGCCGACATAGTAATCCTTGTAGGAAATACCGGTTAATTTCAAAAAAGCAATGACCAAAACTGCTGCAATCAGCAAAGGAGTTGTCAAAGGATGAGGAAATCTACGAAAAATCAATAGGCCGAACAGATAGGCCAAGATAGACAAGGCAAGGCCAAAGAGAGGGTTGCTCCATAATTCAGACATTGCTGGCGTCTCCTTCCTCATAATCTCCTTCAAAACGAGTCTTAATCAGCTGCACCACAACTGCGATCACGCAGACATTGAGCACAATCGCTCCTAAAACAATCAAAATAATCGGCAGTAGATAAGGTGCAATGACCTGAAATTTATCCATGATACCAACTGCTGGAGGCAGAAAAAGAATGGTCATATTTG
This window of the Streptococcus sanguinis genome carries:
- a CDS encoding lantibiotic ABC transporter permease, with translation MFGKLFKYDFKSNYKWYCITFAILLTLSILMGFITGSSLRPEVMERYSDYPMATSGVIFTLYLLFLLLFSASCAVFLSNTIIIIRRFYKNVFGREGYLTWTLPVTPHQILLSKLLSAFVWTLLCMLTMFISGLVIFGIALPITGYSFNEIFKYIGEIPNLWLWIVKYGFLNLLQILSGILFFYLAISVGQLFKKNRIMMAVLFGFLIWSVLAILSIFLPSFFNPYGLFDSYVYSNSATNFEQMMDVFLLIRIVFELVKIFGFYFTIYVIVKNKLNLQ
- a CDS encoding LrgB family protein codes for the protein MSELWSNPLFGLALSILAYLFGLLIFRRFPHPLTTPLLIAAVLVIAFLKLTGISYKDYYVGGSYLNNLIVPSTVALGIPLYKTFHLMKHHARSILIGTFAAVVVNTSFTALLAKFFGMDFFLAVSLFPKSVTTAMAVGITDKLQGLATVTLVVVVATGILTSVLGPTLLKILKITDPVAIGLALGGTGHAVGTGTAFKYGQVAGAMAGLAIGVTGLMYVLVSPIVAAIILK
- a CDS encoding CidA/LrgA family protein; protein product: MKLYVQLMIIFMISLVGEGISSVFHLPVPGSIIGLVLLFLALQFKLLRLRHISMVGNFLLANMTILFLPPAVGIMDKFQVIAPYLLPIILIVLGAIVLNVCVIAVVVQLIKTRFEGDYEEGDASNV